One Hevea brasiliensis isolate MT/VB/25A 57/8 chromosome 5, ASM3005281v1, whole genome shotgun sequence genomic region harbors:
- the LOC110639423 gene encoding protein LAX PANICLE 2 isoform X1, which yields MTMVPAQTLSKRKQQQNLLFYGGYAGCGGGGCFSDSFGLMSRLEGYDYCISEACLGSDLVPNPPMAEDESRTNSLNEPAGSSSKDNIEEDRDEGWLQLSIGGHTTSHESKHAHHQLDPTATRGGLIELDLLPGSTSHQGRPLSAPIFHVPAEFRAPARPLMSIAGGGNYTTTLFFQHQPGSSSTYPHHQEINWTFRPMTHNIATASSPSPSQSSSSSLMPLGSYFSRPFQVHSGIDVAGPSSDFRVIDPPRRPHSGIWFTLQASQNQAQEPFLPQISKSYLRIKDGRMTVRLLMKYLVNKLRLDSESEQVEITCRGQQLLPFLTLQHVRDNIWSPRDALTLLPHSSTTDHVMVLHYARTPLHK from the exons ATGACCATGGTTCCTGCGCAAACCCTCTCTAAACGGAAACAACAACAAAATCTTCTTTTTTACGGCGGTTATGCTGGTTGTGGCGGCGGCGGTTGTTTTTCGGACAGTTTTGGTCTTATGAGCCGATTAGAAGGTTATGACTATTGTATTAGTGAAGCTTGCTTAGGATCTGATCTAGTGCCTAATCCTCCCATGGCGGAAGATGAATCCAGAACTAACAGTCTTAATGAACCTGCTGGCTCCAGCTCGAAAGATAATATTGAAGAAGACAGAGATGAAGGGTGGCTCCAATTGAGCATAGGCGGTCACACGACAAGTCATGAAAGCAAGCATGCTCACCACCAACTGGATCCAACGGCTACAAGAGGAGGATTGATCGAGCTTGATCTATTACCAGGTAGCACCTCACACCAAGGAAGGCCATTGAGCGCTCCTATTTTTCATGTTCCTGCTGAGTTTAGAGCTCCTGCGAGGCCACTGATGAGTATTGCAGGAGGCGGTAACTATACTACTACTTTATTCTTTCAACACCAACCAGGAAGCAGCTCCACGTATCCTCACCATCAAGAGATTAACTGGACATTTAGGCCTATGACTCATAATATAGCAACGGcttcttctccttctccttctcaatcttcttcttcttctctgatGCCACTGGGGTCTTATTTTTCGCGTCCCTTTCAAGTCCATAGTGGAATAGATGTTGCTGGACCAAGCTCCGACTTTAGAGTCATTGATCCTCCAAGGAGACCCCATTCTGGCATTTGGTTTACGCTACAAGCGTCTCAAAACCA AGCCCAAGAACCGTTCTTGCCTCAAATATCCAAGAGCTACCTGAGAATCAA ggaCGGGAGGATGACAGTTCGATTATTAATGAAGTATCTGGTTAACAAGCTGAGACTGGATAGCGAATCAGAG CAGGTAGAGATAACATGTAGAGGGCAACAGCTCCTACCTTTCTTGACGTTGCAGCATGTAAGAGATAACATATGGAGCCCAAGAGATGCACTCACTTTGCTTCCACACTCCTCAACCACTGATCATGTCATGGTGCTGCACTATGCTAGGACTCCTCTTCACAAGTGA
- the LOC110639423 gene encoding protein LAX PANICLE 2 isoform X2 has protein sequence MTMVPAQTLSKRKQQQNLLFYGGYAGCGGGGCFSDSFGLMSRLEGYDYCISEACLGSDLVPNPPMAEDESRTNSLNEPAGSSSKDNIEEDRDEGWLQLSIGGHTTSHESKHAHHQLDPTATRGGLIELDLLPGSTSHQGRPLSAPIFHVPAEFRAPARPLMSIAGGGNYTTTLFFQHQPGSSSTYPHHQEINWTFRPMTHNIATASSPSPSQSSSSSLMPLGSYFSRPFQVHSGIDVAGPSSDFRVIDPPRRPHSGIWFTLQASQNQAQEPFLPQISKSYLRIKDGRMTVRLLMKYLVNKLRLDSESEVEITCRGQQLLPFLTLQHVRDNIWSPRDALTLLPHSSTTDHVMVLHYARTPLHK, from the exons ATGACCATGGTTCCTGCGCAAACCCTCTCTAAACGGAAACAACAACAAAATCTTCTTTTTTACGGCGGTTATGCTGGTTGTGGCGGCGGCGGTTGTTTTTCGGACAGTTTTGGTCTTATGAGCCGATTAGAAGGTTATGACTATTGTATTAGTGAAGCTTGCTTAGGATCTGATCTAGTGCCTAATCCTCCCATGGCGGAAGATGAATCCAGAACTAACAGTCTTAATGAACCTGCTGGCTCCAGCTCGAAAGATAATATTGAAGAAGACAGAGATGAAGGGTGGCTCCAATTGAGCATAGGCGGTCACACGACAAGTCATGAAAGCAAGCATGCTCACCACCAACTGGATCCAACGGCTACAAGAGGAGGATTGATCGAGCTTGATCTATTACCAGGTAGCACCTCACACCAAGGAAGGCCATTGAGCGCTCCTATTTTTCATGTTCCTGCTGAGTTTAGAGCTCCTGCGAGGCCACTGATGAGTATTGCAGGAGGCGGTAACTATACTACTACTTTATTCTTTCAACACCAACCAGGAAGCAGCTCCACGTATCCTCACCATCAAGAGATTAACTGGACATTTAGGCCTATGACTCATAATATAGCAACGGcttcttctccttctccttctcaatcttcttcttcttctctgatGCCACTGGGGTCTTATTTTTCGCGTCCCTTTCAAGTCCATAGTGGAATAGATGTTGCTGGACCAAGCTCCGACTTTAGAGTCATTGATCCTCCAAGGAGACCCCATTCTGGCATTTGGTTTACGCTACAAGCGTCTCAAAACCA AGCCCAAGAACCGTTCTTGCCTCAAATATCCAAGAGCTACCTGAGAATCAA ggaCGGGAGGATGACAGTTCGATTATTAATGAAGTATCTGGTTAACAAGCTGAGACTGGATAGCGAATCAGAG GTAGAGATAACATGTAGAGGGCAACAGCTCCTACCTTTCTTGACGTTGCAGCATGTAAGAGATAACATATGGAGCCCAAGAGATGCACTCACTTTGCTTCCACACTCCTCAACCACTGATCATGTCATGGTGCTGCACTATGCTAGGACTCCTCTTCACAAGTGA
- the LOC110639445 gene encoding uncharacterized protein LOC110639445: MAAELHPPEGPITTISTNVVTATTAVIAPAEPENASPPPQVPKRQRRPSVRLGEIGDQSTAFSYDLHVRRPKHPWRLPKDSSKSVKARSLTNLVNGNDSYEIQEPEGNNHNGDVNLEFGHRKKAKRVTTKRVRSNWISKVEEGGAEEDSREDGDEGFRDFDQDSDSPLKEQSPVDSLDNVALDMWHRHRRTGTGRPRVSESRENDALEMDNFLESDSRDRNCSTSEGVRTWLIELGLSRYAPVFEVHEVDDEVLPLLTLEDLKDMGINAVGSRRKLYSAIQKLRKGFS; the protein is encoded by the coding sequence ATGGCCGCCGAGTTGCATCCGCCGGAAGGTCCCATCACCACTATCTCCACCAATGTTGTCACAGCAACTACAGCGGTTATAGCACCTGCGGAACCCGAGAACGCCAGCCCACCACCGCAGGTCCCGAAACGGCAACGCCGACCCAGCGTACGTCTTGGTGAGATCGGAGACCAATCGACTGCTTTCTCCTATGACTTGCACGTTCGCCGCCCCAAGCACCCCTGGCGTCTCCCTAAAGACTCATCTAAATCCGTCAAGGCCCGGTCTTTAACCAACCTCGTTAACGGCAATGatagctatgaaatccaagaacCAGAGGGAAACAATCATAACGGTGACGTAAATCTTGAGTTTGGGCACCGTAAAAAAGCGAAAAGAGTGACGACGAAGAGAGTGAGATCTAATTGGATATCGAAGGTCGAGGAAGGAGGGGCTGAGGAAGATAGTAGAGAAGATGGAGACGAAGGGTTTAGGGATTTTGATCAGGACTCGGATAGTCCGTTAAAGGAACAGAGCCCGGTCGATTCTCTGGATAACGTTGCGCTTGATATGTGGCACAGGCACCGGCGAACTGGCACGGGTCGGCCTAGGGTTTCAGAGAGTAGGGAAAACGACGCATTGGAAATGGATAATTTTCTGGAATCGGATTCCAGGGACCGAAATTGCAGTACGAGCGAAGGAGTGAGGACGTGGCTAATTGAATTGGGGTTGAGCCGATATGCACCGGTTTTTGAGGTTCACGAGGTGGATGATGAGGTATTGCCATTGCTAACCTTGGAGGATCTTAAGGATATGGGAATAAATGCTGTGGGTTCCAGGCGGAAACTGTACTCTGCAATTCAGAAGCTTCGCAAGGGGTTTTCGTGA